In Pelmatolapia mariae isolate MD_Pm_ZW linkage group LG13, Pm_UMD_F_2, whole genome shotgun sequence, a genomic segment contains:
- the inaa gene encoding internexin neuronal intermediate filament protein, alpha a, with the protein MSYGDRYTSSSYRKIFGDSPRFPVSSSRMSGGSPRGSPSLRSMAASRNSASSVTLYRRGGRTSTSFSTVPTASLDLSQTSVVSNEFKVIRTNEKEQLQGLNDRFAMFIDKVRHLEQQNKVLETELVTLRQKQSERPRVAHLYQQEMRDLRSQLEELNREKNRVLIERNNMEDELQKLSAKYDEEVRAREEAEQTLRSFKKDVDDATVVRLDLERRVESLMDEISFLKKVHEEEIEELSSMMEAQQVSVEVELAKPDLTSALKEIRNQYESIASKNLQSAEEWYKSKFASLSEQATRSNEAMRASREEISEFRRQLQSKTIEIETLRGANESLERQISEMEDTHNAEVTAMQDTISQLDTELRNLKSEMAHHLREYQDLLNVKMALDIEIAAYRKLLEGEETHFNSGMSFNYSYQPRASSSSSRREKEGGAKESFKDVSEDKDEADINSNN; encoded by the exons ATGAGCTACGGAGACCGCTACACGTCGTCCTCCTATCGGAAGATTTTCGGAGATTCTCCGAGATTCCCCGTCTCTTCCTCTCGCATGAGCGGTGGGTCTCCGCGGGGCTCCCCGAGCCTCCGATCCATGGCAGCGTCGCGCAACAGCGCGTCCTCTGTGACCCTGTACAGACGGGGGGGACGGACCTCCACCTCTTTCTCTACGGTGCCTACCGCCTCCCTGGACTTGTCCCAGACCTCCGTGGTCAGCAATGAGTTCAAAGTGATCAGAACCAACGAGAAGGAGCAGCTACAG GGTCTCAATGACCGCTTTGCCATGTTCATCGATAAAGTCAGACACCTGGAGCAGCAGAATAAAGTGTTGGAGACGGAGCTGGTGACCCTGCGGCAGAAGCAGAGCGAGCGGCCCCGCGTCGCTCATCTCTACCAGCAGGAGATGAGGGACCTGCGCTCGCAGCTGGAGGAGCTGAACAGGGAAAAGAACCGAGTGCTGATTGAGAGGAACAACATGGAGGACGAGCTGCAG AAGCTAAGTGCAAAGTATGATGAGGAGGTGAGAGCGAGGGAAGAAGCTGAACAGACCCTGAGGTCCTTCAAAAAAGACGTGGACGATGCCACCGTCGTCCGCCTGGACCTGGAGCGCAGGGTGGAGTCCCTGATGGACGAAATCTCCTTCCTCAAGAAAGTCCATGAGGAAGAAATTGAGGAGCTGAGCAGCATGATGGAGGCGCAGCAGGTCTCTGTGGAGGTTGAGCTCGCCAAGCCAGACCTCACCTCAGCGCTGAAGGAGATCCGCAACCAGTACGAGTCCATTGCCTCCAAGAACTTGCAGTCGGCTGAGGAGTGGTACAAGAGCAAGTTTGCGAGCCTCAGCGAGCAGGCCACGAGGAGCAACGAGGCCATGAGGGCCAGCAGGGAGGAGATCAGTGAGTTCAGGAGGCAGCTCCAGTCCAAGACCATTGAGATAGAGACCCTAAGGGGTGCCAACGAGTCTCTGGAGAGGCAGATCTCAGAGATGGAGGATACACACAATGCTGAAGTCACAGCAATGCAG GACACTATTAGCCAATTGGATACTGAGTTGAGGAACCTGAAGAGCGAGATGGCTCATCATCTGAGAGAGTATCAAGACCTGCTCAATGTCAAGATGGCCCTGGACATCGAGATCGCTGCTTATAG GAAACTGCTGGAAGGGGAGGAGACCCACTTTAACTCAGGGATGTCCTTCAACTACAGCTACCAACCTCGAGCCTCATCCAGCTCCTCCAGGAGGGAGAAAGAAGGAGGTGCGAAGGAAAGCTTCAAAGACGTCAGCGAGGATAAAGACGAGGCGGACATCAACTCCAACAACTGA